The Bos indicus isolate NIAB-ARS_2022 breed Sahiwal x Tharparkar chromosome X, NIAB-ARS_B.indTharparkar_mat_pri_1.0, whole genome shotgun sequence genome has a window encoding:
- the LOC139181434 gene encoding histone H2A-Bbd type 2/3-like: MPKKRGHQRSSGIRSRTAKSELSFSVSHMEHLLRKGHYAQRLSSSAPVFLAAVIQDLTSKVLELAGNEAQKNGEKRITPKLVDMAIHNNALLSSIFGMTTISLVAPGPH; the protein is encoded by the coding sequence ATGCCGAAGAAAAGGGGCCATCAGAGGTCGTCTGGTATCCGCTCCCGCACCGCCAAATCCGAGCTCTCTTTTTCTGTGAGCCACATGGAGCACCTCCTGCGCAAAGGCCACTATGCCCAGCGCCTGAGCTCGTCTGCACCAGTCTTCCTAGCAGCGGTCATTCAGGACCTGACGTCCAAGGTCCTGGAGCTGGCAGGCAATGAGGCCCAGAAGAACGGCGAGAAGCGCATCACCCCCAAGTTGGTGGACATGGCGATCCACAACAATGCTCTGCTCAGCAGCATTTTTGGGATGACAACCATCTCCCTGGTGGCCCCGGGTCCACACTAG